One Aquarana catesbeiana isolate 2022-GZ linkage group LG11, ASM4218655v1, whole genome shotgun sequence genomic window carries:
- the LOC141112247 gene encoding uncharacterized protein, with amino-acid sequence MVKIFVGGVSPSASPEELKKLFERYGQVNECDILKNYAFVHMEREQDAHRAIGELHKQEFYGSHLTVEYATSKIRNATKIYVGNVSSRATTSQIKELFEKFGKVVECDIVKNYAFVHMAKEREAMDAILHLNDTPLEDQKIFVTLSKSNNAPKSSKLASAAVVAVQTAPPPPPPPPPAYYFHRGRLPQPPPSFSPFSPRCWYEREYYERYTYDFYDRSGLGARAAYDRALAPAAVVAAAAATLPTAPVAAAAPAPPSISAALAPAAYRDRSPVGRRTAAAAAVMAQYADPYGASQAYSQSYSQAYASAFSQYSLGAAGYSPAEYYEKYANGYAGQYSQTY; translated from the coding sequence ATGGTGAAGATTTTTGTTGGTGGCGTCTCTCCATCCGCATCCCCTGAAGAGTTAAAGAAGCTCTTTGAGAGGTATGGTCAGGTGAATGAATGTGACATTCTCAAAAACTATGCCTTTGTCCACATGGAAAGAGAGCAGGATGCTCACCGTGCCATTGGAGAATTGCACAAACAGGAGTTCTATGGCTCCCATCTTACTGTGGAATATGCAACCTCAAAGATTCGCAATGCCACCAAAATATACGTGGGCAATGTCTCAAGCAGGGCGACAACATCCCAAATAAAGGAGTTATTTGAGAAGTTTGGGAAAGTTGTGGAATGTGATATAGTAAAGAATTATGCTTTTGTACACATGGCCAAGGAAAGAGAAGCCATGGATGCAATTTTGCACCTTAATGATACACCTCTGGAGGACCAGAAGATCTTTGTTACTCTGTCCAAGAGCAACAATGCCCCAAAGAGCTCCAAGTTAGCATCTGCAGCTGTTGTTGCAGTCCAAACagcacctccacctcctcctccaccaccacctGCTTATTACTTTCATCGCGGACGCCTGCCACAACCTCCACCTTCTTTCTCACCATTTTCACCTCGCTGTTGGTATGAAAGGGAGTACTATGAGAGATACACATATGATTTCTACGACAGAAGCGGGCTTGGGGCTCGTGCTGCCTATGACAGAGCCCTTGCTCCAGCTGCAGTGGTAGCTGCAGCTGCTGCAACCCTTCCAACTGCTCCCGTAGCGGCTGCTGCACCAGCTCCACCATCAATCAGCGCAGCCTTGGCTCCCGCAGCATACAGGGACAGAAGTCCTGTTGGCaggaggacagcagcagcagcagctgttATGGCACAGTATGCTGATCCATATGGAGCATCTCAAGCTTACAGCCAGAGTTACAGCCAAGCCTACGCCTCTGCTTTCTCTCAGTATAGCTTGGGAGCAGCAGGTTACAGTCCCGCTGAGTACTACGAGAAATATGCTAACGGGTATGCAGGCCAGTACAGCCAAACTTATTAA